One genomic region from Candidatus Nitrosopumilus koreensis AR1 encodes:
- a CDS encoding homocysteine S-methyltransferase family protein, producing MTQKESFLDALQNRVLLFDGAMGTEIQKFNPKPEDFPNNQDGFNDGLVLTHPEWIKEIHKRYLDAGADCIETNSFGSNKIKLDEYGFGDQTVDFNKKIAQLAFEVCQEYSDRPRYVIGSMGPSGFLPSSNDPDLGQKPLDEIREAFELQAEGLILGGVDALLIETSQDILEVKLVIEACHNAMKKIGMKVPIIANTTLDQYGKMLLGTNIQAAYTTVSDMGIDIFGMNCSTGPIEMTPSVRWLDEQNEHNILVVPNAGMPENEGGQAVYKMTPEKMGDALGDFLKQYKKVRIIGGCCGTNPEHIKVLRKVIDEKANSIEG from the coding sequence TTGACTCAAAAAGAATCATTTTTGGATGCACTACAAAACAGAGTTTTACTTTTTGATGGTGCGATGGGAACTGAAATTCAAAAATTTAATCCAAAACCTGAAGACTTTCCAAATAATCAAGATGGATTCAATGACGGTTTAGTGCTAACTCACCCTGAATGGATAAAAGAAATCCATAAACGTTATTTGGATGCCGGAGCTGATTGCATTGAGACAAACTCTTTTGGTTCTAATAAAATTAAACTCGATGAATATGGATTTGGTGATCAAACAGTTGATTTTAATAAAAAAATTGCACAACTTGCATTTGAAGTCTGTCAAGAATATTCTGACAGACCACGATATGTAATTGGTTCGATGGGACCCTCTGGATTTTTACCAAGTTCAAATGATCCTGATTTAGGACAGAAACCTCTTGATGAAATTAGAGAAGCATTTGAACTACAAGCAGAAGGGTTGATTCTTGGCGGTGTGGATGCATTACTTATTGAAACAAGTCAGGATATTTTGGAAGTAAAATTAGTAATAGAGGCATGTCATAATGCGATGAAAAAAATTGGAATGAAAGTTCCAATAATTGCAAACACTACGTTAGATCAATATGGTAAAATGCTGTTAGGCACTAACATTCAAGCTGCATACACAACGGTTTCTGATATGGGAATTGACATATTTGGAATGAATTGCTCTACTGGACCAATTGAGATGACCCCTAGTGTCAGATGGCTTGATGAACAAAATGAACATAATATTTTGGTGGTTCCAAATGCTGGCATGCCTGAAAATGAAGGTGGACAAGCAGTTTACAAGATGACTCCTGAAAAAATGGGTGATGCATTAGGTGATTTTCTTAAACAATACAAAAAAGTCCGAATTATCGGAGGTTGTTGTGGGACAAATCCTGAACACATCAAAGTTCTAAGAAAAGTAATTGACGAAAAAGCCAACTCTATAGAGGGTTAA
- a CDS encoding ABC transporter permease produces the protein MAKNFTPHRIAFYIAIIVVWQITAMTGIWPDNVFPSPYEVAEDLAFGAVDGSLFYGIATSMWRLAIGLAIAIGGGIVLGIFMARVEVINQTVGSLVLGLQSIPSIAWVPLAILWFGLTDGGIIFVTAIGAIFAVTINTYTGVKNINPHFIEAARNMGAKGSQLITAVLIPAAFPYMISGFKQGWAFAWRGVIGAEILFSFLGLGFLLNAGRSLNDVSQVIAIMLVIMGIGLAVDGIIFKKLEDKVMSRWGLR, from the coding sequence ATGGCAAAAAATTTCACTCCTCACAGAATTGCTTTTTACATTGCCATCATAGTTGTTTGGCAAATAACTGCAATGACAGGAATTTGGCCAGATAATGTTTTTCCATCCCCTTATGAGGTGGCAGAAGACTTGGCTTTTGGTGCTGTTGATGGAAGCTTGTTTTATGGAATTGCGACAAGTATGTGGCGATTGGCAATTGGATTGGCAATTGCGATTGGCGGTGGTATTGTTTTAGGAATTTTTATGGCAAGAGTTGAGGTAATCAATCAAACTGTTGGATCTTTGGTTTTAGGTTTACAATCAATCCCATCTATTGCATGGGTGCCTCTTGCAATTCTTTGGTTTGGTTTGACTGATGGTGGAATCATCTTTGTTACTGCAATTGGCGCTATTTTTGCTGTGACCATAAACACCTACACTGGCGTCAAAAACATCAACCCTCACTTTATAGAAGCCGCAAGAAATATGGGTGCAAAAGGAAGTCAACTTATTACTGCAGTATTAATCCCTGCGGCATTTCCTTACATGATTTCTGGATTTAAACAGGGATGGGCATTTGCATGGAGGGGTGTAATTGGTGCAGAAATCCTGTTTTCGTTCCTAGGATTGGGATTTTTGCTTAATGCAGGACGTTCACTAAATGATGTCTCCCAAGTCATAGCAATCATGCTTGTAATTATGGGAATAGGTCTTGCAGTAGATGGTATTATCTTTAAAAAACTTGAAGACAAAGTAATGTCTAGATGGGGATTGCGATAA
- a CDS encoding ABC transporter ATP-binding protein: MTKLEAKNIVKYFSHDSHKLKALGGIDLKVESGDFVCLIGPSGCGKSTFLRIVAGLEKPDDGQILFDGRPVNETGPERIMVFQEGALFPWLKVQDNVEFGLKMAGIPKEERAKISHRYLDMMQLTKFTDSYTYQLSTGMKQRVAIARALVMDPDVLLMDEPFAALDAQTRDLLLVEMQLIWEKTKKTILFVTHSVAEAAVLGTKVAVFSNRPSIIKKEVENDFPRPRVTEDESLLKFQQDLLSELRPEVKKSK, from the coding sequence ATGACTAAATTAGAAGCAAAAAATATTGTCAAGTACTTTAGTCATGATTCTCACAAGCTTAAGGCTTTAGGTGGTATTGACCTCAAAGTTGAATCTGGTGATTTTGTATGTTTGATAGGACCCTCAGGATGTGGTAAATCTACATTTTTACGTATAGTTGCAGGCTTGGAGAAACCTGATGATGGCCAAATCCTCTTTGATGGCCGTCCTGTAAATGAAACTGGGCCTGAAAGAATCATGGTCTTTCAAGAAGGTGCTCTATTTCCATGGCTCAAAGTCCAAGATAATGTGGAGTTTGGATTAAAGATGGCAGGAATACCAAAAGAAGAACGTGCCAAAATATCTCATAGGTATCTTGACATGATGCAATTAACCAAATTCACTGATTCGTATACATATCAACTTTCAACAGGTATGAAGCAACGTGTAGCTATTGCTAGAGCACTTGTAATGGATCCTGATGTATTGCTTATGGATGAACCATTTGCAGCACTTGATGCACAAACCCGTGATTTATTGTTAGTTGAAATGCAATTGATCTGGGAAAAAACAAAGAAGACCATCTTGTTTGTAACTCATAGCGTTGCTGAAGCTGCAGTTCTTGGAACAAAAGTTGCAGTTTTCAGTAATCGCCCATCTATAATCAAAAAAGAAGTTGAAAATGATTTTCCAAGACCTAGGGTAACTGAAGATGAGTCATTATTGAAATTCCAACAAGATCTACTGTCTGAACTAAGACCTGAGGTAAAGAAAAGTAAATAG
- a CDS encoding MFS transporter, protein MQKLQINNLVRSATFFQHAGISIIFVFMPIIAKGVTDSIFEIGLLVASFSFAQILSEIYFGRHSDKKGTRLKFIRIGFIGCAVAFGLHYFADDLSMFFLVRIAAGITSGIMIPAMIAYTYEANLDKNRAATVISFHALGWLAGIAAAGFANDLKLIFLISAASFVIGLLFTIKLPNPEQEKELKPGTTKRVISKNKFLFLSLLLRHIGAAAVWTILPIMIVERLGGELYHISIVYVANTLTAFILMNVMASKIHLSNVTKFKIGIGCTTFVFVGLSVVTEWWMAMPFMSLVGATWAFLFIGGNFHLMENNPRSTSTGIFSSTLSIATVVGPVIAGSIAFVFDYVAVMYFAVAIIVCAFAVSLKIKK, encoded by the coding sequence ATGCAAAAACTCCAAATAAACAATCTAGTACGTAGTGCAACCTTTTTTCAACATGCAGGAATCTCAATTATCTTTGTATTCATGCCTATCATTGCAAAAGGCGTCACAGATTCTATTTTTGAGATAGGGCTTTTGGTAGCTTCATTTAGTTTTGCTCAAATTTTATCTGAAATCTATTTTGGAAGACATTCAGACAAGAAGGGAACTAGGCTCAAATTCATCAGAATTGGATTTATTGGATGTGCAGTAGCATTTGGATTACACTACTTTGCAGATGACCTTTCCATGTTTTTTCTAGTCAGAATAGCTGCAGGAATTACAAGTGGAATAATGATTCCAGCAATGATTGCATATACCTATGAAGCAAACCTGGATAAAAATAGAGCAGCTACTGTAATCTCATTTCATGCATTAGGATGGCTTGCAGGAATTGCAGCAGCAGGATTCGCAAATGATCTAAAATTAATTTTCTTGATCAGTGCCGCATCATTTGTGATAGGATTATTGTTTACAATTAAACTTCCAAATCCGGAACAAGAAAAAGAACTAAAACCTGGCACTACAAAAAGAGTCATTTCAAAAAACAAATTTCTTTTCTTATCATTATTACTAAGACACATTGGCGCAGCGGCAGTTTGGACAATTCTTCCAATAATGATTGTAGAAAGATTAGGTGGAGAACTTTACCATATATCAATTGTATATGTAGCAAATACATTGACAGCTTTTATCTTGATGAATGTAATGGCAAGCAAAATTCATCTCTCAAATGTTACTAAATTCAAAATAGGAATAGGATGTACAACATTTGTATTTGTGGGATTGTCAGTTGTTACTGAATGGTGGATGGCAATGCCATTTATGTCACTAGTGGGTGCAACATGGGCGTTTTTGTTTATTGGCGGAAATTTTCATCTAATGGAGAATAACCCACGTTCAACATCTACAGGGATTTTCAGTTCCACGTTGTCAATTGCAACTGTAGTTGGTCCAGTAATTGCAGGAAGTATTGCATTTGTATTTGACTATGTTGCAGTAATGTATTTTGCAGTTGCAATTATTGTATGTGCTTTTGCAGTGTCACTAAAAATTAAAAAATAG